TGCCACCAATCTGCGACACAGGCGTTTCCGAGAGTCGGTCTCCCTCTGTTTTAATCACCTCAATCTCAATACTGAGATCGGGATATGCGCTCGCCAGTTTTCTCTTTGCCCAATTGGCCTGCCACAAAGCCAACGCACTGCCCCGACTGCCAATAACCACCTTCATGAGTTGCGCACCTCTTCAATCTCTATGTCCTCAACCACCAGATCAAACAAATATGAAAGTGCTGCCACATAAGCTCCACCATCTTCTTCCTCGCCAGCTTCTCTGAGGCGCGTCACTGGTTTGTGCAGCACCTTATTCATAAATCGGCGCATCAAATTGGCAACCTGAGCGCGTTGATCATCTGAAAATTCACTGAGTTTGGCCTGCGCGAGTTCCGAATCCATAAAAGATTGAAAATGTCCACGCAGAGCCACTATTGCGGGAACAACCGATAGGGAATTTATCCACGCAGAGAAGTTCTCCACCTCTTCTTCTATAATTGCACTGACTTTATCCGCTTCAATTTTTCGCTTCTCTAAATTTGCGCCAACAACGGACTCCAGATCGTCCAGATCGTATAAAAACACATTGTACAGGTCACCAACTGCCGGATCGATATCGCGCGGCATGGCAATATCGATCAAAAACATCGAGCGATTATTGCGCTTTTGCATCGCCGCGGCCACATGGGGGCGTTCCAGAACATAAGTTTCCGCGCTCGTAGAACTGATAACAACATCTGCCCCGTGCAAATTTCCTATCGCATCGTCCCAGGAAATGGCGCGCCCGCCCACGCGCACTGCCAAATTTTGTGCCCTTGCTAACGTGCGACTCGTCACCAGCAAAGACTTCACCCCATTGTCGGCGAGGTGCCGCGCCGTCAATTCACTCATCTCGCCAGCGCCGAGCACCAGAGCCGTATGCCCTTCGAGATTGCCAAAAATTTTCTTTGCGAGTTCCACGGCTGCAAAACTGACGGAAACCGCACCCGTTGCAATCTCCGTTTCCGTGCGCGCCCGCTTTGAAACCTCGGTCGCAACGCGAAATAAACGATTCAGCACGGCTTTGCTCGTTCCCATAGATAGTGCAGCAGCTCCCGCCTCTTTTACCTGACCGGCAATTTGTGGCTCGCCCATGACCATAGAATCCAGCCCACAGGCGACCCTGAAAAGATGACGCACGGCTTCTGCATCGCGATGGACAACCGTGTGCTGTCCCAGTACACCAGCATTCAATCCACTTTGCTCGCTCCACCCGGCGATCACAGCCGCGCGAGCAGCGTGAATATCCGTCGTAATGCAATAGACTTCCGACCGATTACACGTCGATAAAACCGCGCATTCGATGATCTCAGGCACGCTGGAAAAGTATTGGAGAACCGCATCCAGAGCCTGGGGCAATACCGCGACCCCATCTCTTATTTCAACAGGTGCCGTGCGGTAACTCAGCCCAATTACTACGAGAGACATACTTCAATCCGCTCCTCAATTTCATCCCACTTGCCCTTGCGCGCCAGAGCAAGTGTATCATCTGTTACCAATTGTTGCCAGAACGCTTGCCGACGCTCTGGCGCGTTGGGAAATCGCGCATAAACCCTACGCCTTAAATCCGCCATCACATCCAGTAACTGTCCATCATCCAAAAAAGCCTC
The nucleotide sequence above comes from Gemmatimonadota bacterium. Encoded proteins:
- the hemA gene encoding glutamyl-tRNA reductase, producing MSLVVIGLSYRTAPVEIRDGVAVLPQALDAVLQYFSSVPEIIECAVLSTCNRSEVYCITTDIHAARAAVIAGWSEQSGLNAGVLGQHTVVHRDAEAVRHLFRVACGLDSMVMGEPQIAGQVKEAGAAALSMGTSKAVLNRLFRVATEVSKRARTETEIATGAVSVSFAAVELAKKIFGNLEGHTALVLGAGEMSELTARHLADNGVKSLLVTSRTLARAQNLAVRVGGRAISWDDAIGNLHGADVVISSTSAETYVLERPHVAAAMQKRNNRSMFLIDIAMPRDIDPAVGDLYNVFLYDLDDLESVVGANLEKRKIEADKVSAIIEEEVENFSAWINSLSVVPAIVALRGHFQSFMDSELAQAKLSEFSDDQRAQVANLMRRFMNKVLHKPVTRLREAGEEEDGGAYVAALSYLFDLVVEDIEIEEVRNS